The following proteins are encoded in a genomic region of Apodemus sylvaticus chromosome 21, mApoSyl1.1, whole genome shotgun sequence:
- the Spata33 gene encoding spermatogenesis-associated protein 33 isoform X2 has product MGQSRSKPREKKVEEEKKSPTTLVTKSKDKVMEKEAKQSDKDSQPAESLLFGTGTSKHSRPSSSSEDKPDTKQRSSKKRSVIPQIIITRASNETLISYGFPDSEEQRTIREHADWGPYSRHRSPSTVAAYDVHNTE; this is encoded by the exons ATGGGCCAGTCGAGAAGCAAACCCAGAGAGAAGAAAG ttgaggaggaaaagaagagccCTACCACTTTAGTTACAAAGTCTAAGGACAAAGTAATGGAGAAGGAGGCCAAGCAGTCTGACAAGGACTCTCAGCCTGCCGAGAGCCTGCTGTTCGGGACAGGGACATCCAAGCACTCGAGGCCTTCGTCGTCGTCTGAAG ACAAACCGGACACAAAGCAAAGGTCGAGCAAGAAGAGAAGTGTGATCCCACAGATCATCATCACCAGGGCCTCAAATGAGACGCTGATCAGCTATGGATTCCCTGACAGCGAAGAACAGAGAACCATTCGGGAGCACGCCGACTGGGGCCCTTACTCCCGACACAGGAGCCCCAGCACAGTAGCAGCCTATGACGTACACAACACAGAATAA
- the Spata33 gene encoding spermatogenesis-associated protein 33 isoform X1, producing MGQSRSKPREKKVEEEKKSPTTLVTKSKDKVMEKEAKQSDKDSQPAESLLFGTGTSKHSRPSSSSEGRRPEDSGQVEAQGWVPSVAEDNGPGREAVGSLGSAEGAAARASVRGHPAPEGETRRISRDPHSVPRPERVAGWPREGPASLSLATGVGWRASQGESPAWDTSGHAFGVNCWRPDEGGPCTEPPGAVAPTVGSRSVAGLQQGRLWELHALSFRRHTSPGGV from the exons ATGGGCCAGTCGAGAAGCAAACCCAGAGAGAAGAAAG ttgaggaggaaaagaagagccCTACCACTTTAGTTACAAAGTCTAAGGACAAAGTAATGGAGAAGGAGGCCAAGCAGTCTGACAAGGACTCTCAGCCTGCCGAGAGCCTGCTGTTCGGGACAGGGACATCCAAGCACTCGAGGCCTTCGTCGTCGTCTGAAGGTAGGAGACCCGAGGACAGCGGCCAGGTCGAGGCGCAGGGCTGGGTGCCGTCCGTGGCTGAGGATAACGGTCCTGGACGGGAAGCAGTCGGGAGTCTGGGGTCCGCCGAGGGAGCCGCGGCGCGGGCATCTGTACGTGGACACCCTGCTCCCGAAGGAGAAACAAGAAGAATCTCGAGGGATCCCCACAGTGTCCCCCGCCCCGAGAGGGTCGCAGGGTGGCCCCGGGAGGGTCCGGCCTCCCTCAGCCTGGccacgggggtggggtggagggcttCTCAGGGAGAAAGTCCCGCGTGGGACACCTCTGGCCACGCCTTTGGTGTGAATTGTTGGCGGCCAGACGAAGGAGGGCCATGCACAGAGCCTCCGGGCGCCGTGGCACCCACTGTCGGAAGCAGATCTGTTGCGGGTTTACAACAAGGGAGGCTTTGGGAGCTGCATGCTTTGTCTTTCAGACGGCACACCTCCCCTGGAGGTGTATGA